A genome region from Schlesneria paludicola DSM 18645 includes the following:
- a CDS encoding amidohydrolase family protein, whose translation MSDRLSLNRRQLLSASIAVMGGLMTTTLSAADSELPWIDAHSHIWPPETDAFPLAAGQTKSDLKPASFTDVELMAIARPEGVGRVVLIQHSIYHLFDNSYLIDAVRRHPKLFRIQGMVDDHATRPGEAMKKLLPQGVTGFRITPFIRKPEERQKWLETPGMIEMWKTGATTGQAMCLLIDAADLPSTDRMCEQHPDTPVVIDHFARIGVDGEMRDVDISNLCRLARHKHTNVKISAFYALGQKKPPHDELIPMIKRLFDAFGPQRLMWASDSPYQIQGVNRYKASISLVRDRLDFISNEDREWLLRKTAERVFFYA comes from the coding sequence ATGTCCGATCGCCTAAGCCTGAATCGCCGCCAACTTCTGTCTGCCAGCATTGCTGTCATGGGGGGACTGATGACGACCACATTATCCGCGGCAGACTCTGAATTGCCTTGGATTGACGCGCACTCGCACATTTGGCCGCCGGAGACAGACGCATTTCCGCTCGCGGCTGGACAGACCAAAAGCGACCTCAAGCCGGCCAGTTTCACCGACGTGGAATTGATGGCCATTGCCCGACCGGAAGGAGTCGGCCGGGTCGTGTTGATCCAGCATTCCATCTATCACCTGTTTGATAACTCGTACCTGATCGACGCGGTGAGACGGCATCCCAAGCTGTTTCGCATTCAGGGCATGGTCGATGATCACGCGACACGCCCCGGTGAGGCAATGAAAAAGTTACTGCCGCAAGGTGTGACAGGGTTTCGTATCACGCCCTTTATTCGCAAACCGGAAGAAAGGCAGAAATGGCTGGAAACTCCAGGGATGATTGAGATGTGGAAGACTGGAGCGACGACGGGACAGGCGATGTGTTTGCTTATCGACGCCGCAGATCTGCCGTCCACCGACCGGATGTGCGAGCAGCATCCCGACACACCTGTTGTGATCGATCACTTTGCCCGGATTGGTGTCGATGGCGAGATGCGTGACGTCGACATTTCAAATTTGTGTCGACTGGCTCGCCACAAACACACAAACGTCAAGATTTCGGCATTCTACGCGCTCGGCCAAAAGAAGCCCCCTCATGATGAACTAATTCCGATGATCAAGCGATTGTTTGACGCGTTTGGTCCACAGCGACTGATGTGGGCCAGCGATTCGCCATATCAGATTCAGGGTGTGAATCGCTACAAGGCATCCATCAGCCTCGTACGCGATCGCCTCGATTTCATTTCTAACGAGGACCGCGAGTGGTTGCTGCGCAAGACGGCAGAGCGAGTGTTCTTCTATGCATGA
- a CDS encoding nitrilase-related carbon-nitrogen hydrolase yields the protein MMASQQSTVGQARVAVVQASPVLFDTPKSLQKLAGFAADAARKGAELVVFPEAFIGGYYKGHDFGVSMGLRTSDGRDEFRRIFENAIDVPGNDTQLIGQVARKHAVHLVVGVIERDGGSLFCTALLFGPEGTLLGKHRKLMPTAMERVIWGSGDGSTLPVVDTKLGKIGSVICWENYMPLLRTAMYAKGIELYCAITVDDRDTWLPTVTHIALEGRCYVLSACQFLERNDLPSGYPAGRFPESQKDLIRGGSCIIGPLGQLLAGPIFGEESILTAEIHRAELARAKFDFDVVGHYSRPDVFQLDVNEQPMKSVRFR from the coding sequence ATGATGGCGAGTCAGCAATCTACTGTGGGACAAGCACGCGTCGCCGTGGTGCAGGCGTCTCCTGTATTATTCGACACGCCAAAGTCACTCCAGAAGCTTGCGGGCTTTGCCGCAGATGCTGCCCGCAAGGGAGCAGAGCTTGTCGTCTTTCCTGAGGCCTTCATCGGTGGCTACTACAAAGGGCACGATTTCGGTGTCAGCATGGGGCTGCGAACGTCGGATGGTCGTGATGAATTTCGTCGGATCTTTGAGAATGCGATTGACGTCCCTGGCAACGACACGCAGCTCATTGGTCAAGTTGCCCGCAAGCATGCCGTTCACCTTGTTGTGGGGGTGATCGAACGAGACGGAGGCTCGCTCTTCTGTACGGCACTCCTCTTTGGCCCTGAGGGGACCTTGCTTGGCAAGCACCGCAAATTGATGCCAACCGCGATGGAAAGGGTAATCTGGGGCAGCGGAGATGGCTCAACGCTTCCCGTTGTGGATACGAAGCTCGGCAAAATCGGCTCGGTGATCTGCTGGGAAAACTACATGCCTCTCCTCAGGACGGCGATGTATGCCAAAGGGATCGAGTTGTACTGCGCCATCACGGTCGATGATCGCGACACCTGGTTGCCTACGGTCACCCACATCGCCCTTGAAGGACGATGCTACGTGCTATCAGCCTGCCAATTCCTTGAGCGAAACGATCTTCCTTCCGGTTACCCGGCGGGGCGATTCCCGGAATCCCAAAAGGACTTGATCCGCGGCGGAAGCTGTATCATCGGCCCATTGGGGCAGCTCCTGGCGGGTCCGATTTTTGGCGAAGAGAGCATTCTGACGGCCGAAATTCATCGAGCGGAATTGGCTCGAGCTAAATTCGACTTTGACGTGGTAGGTCACTATTCCCGACCGGATGTCTTCCAACTAGACGTGAACGAACAGCCCATGAAATCGGTTCGGTTTCGTTAA
- a CDS encoding Gfo/Idh/MocA family protein: MSAKSSRREFLQNTSAIGAAIFVGGAVDLRGQERSANEQLNVACFGVGGKGGGDSNNAAMFGNVVAICDVDRNTLESKGKAKGFEAAEKFVDYRELLEKFGKKIDIATVSTPDHMHGPITLAAMRLGIGCYTQKPLTRTIYEARLLGQVAKETGVCTQMGNQGTALDSSREAIAQIKSGVLGTLKEVFAWSNRPVWAQGPGRRMTLEKFIAQAKKDDAENADKLIEKKKEEIAKALERVDWKAWLGVAPPREFWPGIYHTFQHRGWWDFGTGALGDMACHQLTVPFASCGLRDPISVVAKSTGHDFDSFPASSVIRFEFPETSERPAIPFWWYDRKGNKPPMEVFEKYGITKVSDSGVLIIGEKGAFYSTDDYCGNYELKGVEKVKVDYEKAEVKGNNDVNNMYELFRAKRAGNPMICKSNFIERAGPLTETILLGNLAVWAAANGGTEGAMGEWGEKVEWDAKNLKVTNLAALKTPRVADLIKPAYAEGHRLD, from the coding sequence ATGAGTGCAAAATCATCACGTCGCGAGTTCCTACAAAACACCTCCGCGATCGGAGCCGCCATTTTCGTCGGTGGAGCCGTCGATCTTCGCGGTCAGGAGCGATCGGCCAACGAGCAACTGAATGTCGCCTGCTTCGGCGTAGGCGGTAAAGGGGGCGGCGATTCGAACAACGCAGCAATGTTCGGAAATGTCGTTGCAATCTGCGATGTCGATCGAAACACGCTGGAATCCAAAGGAAAGGCTAAAGGGTTCGAAGCCGCAGAGAAATTTGTGGACTACCGGGAGCTGTTGGAAAAGTTCGGTAAGAAGATCGATATTGCCACGGTCAGCACGCCCGATCACATGCACGGCCCGATCACACTCGCAGCCATGCGACTGGGGATAGGCTGCTACACACAGAAGCCGCTGACGCGGACAATCTACGAAGCGCGACTCCTTGGCCAGGTCGCAAAAGAAACGGGCGTTTGCACCCAGATGGGCAATCAAGGGACCGCGCTCGATTCGTCCCGGGAAGCGATTGCCCAGATCAAGTCTGGCGTGTTGGGCACGTTGAAAGAAGTCTTCGCCTGGTCGAACCGACCTGTCTGGGCACAAGGCCCTGGTCGCCGCATGACGCTGGAAAAATTCATCGCTCAGGCGAAGAAGGATGATGCAGAAAATGCGGATAAGTTGATCGAAAAGAAGAAGGAAGAGATCGCCAAGGCGCTCGAACGCGTCGATTGGAAGGCCTGGTTGGGTGTTGCGCCTCCACGAGAGTTCTGGCCCGGCATCTACCACACGTTCCAGCATCGCGGCTGGTGGGACTTCGGCACCGGGGCACTGGGCGATATGGCCTGCCATCAATTGACAGTGCCCTTCGCTTCATGCGGATTGCGCGATCCGATTTCGGTGGTTGCCAAGTCCACGGGGCACGATTTTGATAGCTTCCCAGCCAGTTCGGTCATTCGGTTTGAGTTCCCCGAGACATCCGAACGACCTGCGATTCCATTCTGGTGGTATGACCGCAAGGGCAACAAGCCGCCGATGGAAGTCTTTGAAAAATACGGGATCACGAAGGTCTCGGACAGTGGCGTGCTGATTATCGGCGAAAAGGGTGCCTTCTATAGCACTGACGACTACTGCGGCAACTACGAGTTGAAAGGCGTCGAAAAGGTCAAAGTCGACTACGAGAAGGCCGAGGTCAAAGGCAACAACGACGTCAACAACATGTACGAGTTGTTCCGAGCGAAGCGTGCCGGCAATCCGATGATCTGTAAGTCGAATTTCATCGAGCGCGCGGGACCACTGACCGAAACCATTTTGCTGGGCAATCTCGCGGTGTGGGCCGCCGCCAATGGTGGAACTGAAGGCGCCATGGGCGAGTGGGGTGAAAAGGTTGAGTGGGATGCAAAGAATCTCAAGGTCACCAACCTTGCGGCATTGAAGACCCCACGTGTTGCAGACCTGATTAAGCCCGCCTATGCGGAAGGCCACCGGTTGGACTAG